In a genomic window of Phenylobacterium koreense:
- a CDS encoding S9 family peptidase has translation MKLAVGLMVACMTFGAAHAEKLTPERVFADPDLSGPLARGVKVSPDGAAVTYLRAKADDQRMTDLWIADVKGGAPRLLIDAASLAPQEKELSEAEKSRRERQGVQTRGVVDYAWDEQGRFILVPVEGDLFLYRLAGGKVTQLTATASDEIDAKVSPKGSFVSFVRDDNLFVVPSGGGAERALTTGGEELKSWATAEFIAQEEMSRPTGYWWSPDESKIALTFVDQTGVDVVERLDVNAAGAAIVRQRYPRVGRPNAVVELHVADVATGARTKVDLGPEKDIYLARVDWAKDGKTLYVQRERRDQRRLDLLAVDPATGASKVILTEETPHWIELTDDFKPLKDGTFLWSSERSGNRHLYHYEGDGRLIAQVTSGDWPVDAVEGVDEARGVVIFGASKDAPVERRIYEVSYKAPAEPKALTSGGGWWTASVAKSGKAFAATYQDPRTPPQTGFYKADGSRVRWIEENRLAEGHPYWPYVSRLREPQFGTIKASDGQDLWWTLVTPPGFDPAKRYPVIVQVYGGPASSMVDKVWMKPEDQLFLEAGFILFSIDNRGTPNRSVAFKTAIDRRMGVLEVEDQLAGVGYLKSLPYVDPARIGITGWSNGGYMTLMTLTAPNSPYAAGVAGAPVVDWSLYDTHYTERFMGTTADNADGYAAAEVTARLGRLKPDTLMIIHGMADDNVTFDNATKAMAVLQAKAIPFEMMTYPGLRHRAGWTQSHRLHRAITTLDFFKRKLNPEPAG, from the coding sequence ATGAAGCTGGCGGTGGGGCTGATGGTGGCCTGCATGACCTTTGGCGCGGCGCACGCCGAGAAACTGACCCCCGAGCGGGTGTTCGCCGATCCTGACCTGTCGGGGCCGCTGGCGCGGGGCGTGAAAGTCTCGCCCGATGGGGCAGCGGTCACCTATCTGCGGGCCAAGGCCGACGACCAGCGGATGACCGACCTCTGGATCGCCGACGTGAAGGGCGGCGCGCCTCGGCTGCTGATCGACGCCGCCAGCCTGGCGCCGCAGGAAAAGGAGCTGTCCGAGGCCGAGAAGAGCCGACGCGAGCGCCAGGGCGTCCAGACCCGCGGGGTGGTGGACTACGCCTGGGACGAGCAGGGGCGCTTCATCCTGGTCCCGGTGGAGGGCGACCTCTTCCTCTATCGCCTGGCCGGCGGGAAGGTGACGCAGCTCACCGCCACGGCTTCGGACGAGATCGACGCCAAGGTCTCGCCCAAGGGAAGCTTCGTCTCCTTCGTGCGGGACGACAATCTGTTCGTGGTCCCCTCCGGCGGCGGGGCGGAGCGCGCCCTGACCACCGGCGGCGAGGAGCTGAAGAGCTGGGCGACCGCCGAGTTCATCGCCCAGGAGGAGATGAGCCGCCCCACCGGCTACTGGTGGTCTCCGGACGAGAGCAAGATCGCCCTGACCTTCGTCGACCAGACCGGCGTGGACGTGGTCGAGCGGCTGGACGTCAATGCGGCGGGCGCGGCCATCGTGCGCCAGCGCTATCCGCGGGTCGGCCGCCCCAATGCGGTGGTCGAACTCCATGTGGCCGACGTCGCCACCGGAGCGCGGACCAAGGTCGACCTGGGGCCGGAGAAGGACATCTACCTGGCCCGCGTGGACTGGGCCAAGGACGGCAAGACGCTCTACGTCCAGCGCGAGCGCCGCGATCAACGTCGGCTGGACCTGCTGGCGGTGGACCCCGCGACGGGGGCTTCGAAGGTGATCCTCACCGAGGAGACGCCGCACTGGATCGAGCTGACCGACGACTTCAAGCCGCTGAAGGACGGGACCTTCCTGTGGTCCTCGGAGCGGTCGGGGAACCGGCACCTCTATCACTATGAGGGCGATGGCCGCCTGATCGCCCAAGTGACCTCCGGCGACTGGCCAGTGGACGCGGTCGAAGGCGTGGACGAGGCCCGCGGCGTGGTGATCTTCGGGGCCAGCAAGGATGCGCCGGTCGAGCGGCGAATCTACGAGGTGTCCTACAAGGCGCCGGCCGAGCCCAAGGCCCTGACCTCGGGCGGCGGCTGGTGGACGGCCTCGGTGGCCAAGTCCGGCAAGGCCTTCGCCGCCACCTACCAGGATCCCAGGACCCCGCCGCAGACCGGCTTCTACAAGGCCGACGGCTCGCGGGTGCGCTGGATCGAGGAAAACAGGCTGGCCGAGGGCCATCCCTACTGGCCCTATGTCTCGCGGCTGCGCGAGCCGCAGTTCGGGACCATCAAGGCGAGCGACGGCCAGGACCTGTGGTGGACGCTGGTGACGCCCCCAGGCTTCGATCCGGCCAAGCGCTATCCGGTGATCGTGCAGGTCTATGGCGGGCCGGCCAGCTCCATGGTCGACAAGGTCTGGATGAAGCCGGAGGATCAGCTTTTCCTCGAGGCCGGTTTCATCCTGTTTTCGATCGACAACCGCGGCACGCCGAACCGTTCGGTGGCGTTCAAGACGGCTATCGACCGGCGCATGGGCGTGCTGGAGGTCGAGGACCAGTTGGCGGGCGTCGGCTATCTGAAGTCGCTTCCCTACGTGGACCCCGCCCGGATCGGCATCACCGGCTGGTCCAACGGCGGCTACATGACGCTGATGACCCTGACCGCGCCGAACTCGCCCTACGCGGCTGGGGTGGCCGGGGCGCCGGTGGTGGACTGGTCGCTCTACGACACCCACTACACCGAGCGGTTCATGGGCACGACGGCGGACAACGCCGACGGCTACGCGGCCGCAGAGGTGACCGCGCGGCTGGGGCGGCTGAAGCCCGACACCCTGATGATCATCCACGGCATGGCCGACGACAACGTCACCTTCGACAATGCGACCAAGGCCATGGCGGTGCTGCAGGCCAAGGCCATTCCGTTCGAGATGATGACCTATCCGGGCCTGCGCCACCGCGCCGGCTGGACCCAGTCCCACCGGCTGCACCGGGCGATCACCACGCTGGACTTCTTCAAGCGCAAGCTGAACCCCGAGCCGGCGGGCTGA
- a CDS encoding peptidylprolyl isomerase — MAAVTLSACGERGASEGAPAPGDTAVAKVDGKTVWASDVKREAVAQGLIGEGEPLDVSSDLFRRVLDEVVDQKLLAAEAVKRKLDKDPAAQKRLAAARERILGDMLVENVVSDAVNDNAIRALYQEQLKLAKQSEEIRARQIVVATEAEAQAVQKLLATGASFEALAMERSTDTATRFNGGDLGYFTADVMPEAYTNNLKTAKVGDIVGPFAIDGGWAILKVEDKRLEQPITFEAARPQIVRFLTYDQVRDLLEKLRSRAKVENLIGQPQDVPGRPKEPADAPPPAKAATAVISAPAKAATP, encoded by the coding sequence ATGGCGGCGGTGACGCTGAGCGCCTGCGGCGAGCGCGGCGCGAGCGAGGGCGCGCCGGCGCCGGGCGACACTGCGGTGGCCAAGGTCGACGGCAAGACGGTCTGGGCCTCGGACGTCAAGCGCGAGGCCGTGGCGCAGGGCCTGATCGGCGAGGGCGAGCCGCTCGACGTTTCCTCGGACCTCTTCCGCCGGGTGCTGGACGAGGTGGTGGACCAGAAGCTGCTGGCCGCCGAGGCGGTCAAGCGCAAGCTGGATAAGGACCCCGCGGCCCAAAAGCGGTTGGCCGCGGCGCGCGAGCGCATCCTGGGCGACATGCTGGTGGAGAACGTCGTCTCCGACGCGGTCAACGACAACGCCATCCGGGCGCTCTACCAGGAGCAGCTCAAGCTGGCCAAGCAGTCGGAAGAGATCCGCGCCCGCCAGATCGTCGTGGCCACCGAGGCCGAGGCCCAGGCGGTGCAGAAGCTGCTGGCGACCGGCGCCTCGTTCGAGGCCCTGGCGATGGAGCGCTCCACCGACACGGCGACGCGGTTCAACGGCGGCGACCTCGGCTATTTCACGGCCGACGTCATGCCCGAGGCCTATACGAACAACCTGAAGACGGCCAAGGTCGGCGACATCGTGGGGCCCTTCGCCATCGACGGCGGCTGGGCGATCCTCAAGGTCGAGGACAAGCGGCTGGAACAGCCCATCACCTTCGAGGCGGCGCGGCCGCAGATTGTACGCTTCCTGACTTATGACCAGGTGCGAGACCTGCTGGAGAAGCTCCGAAGTCGGGCAAAGGTCGAAAACCTGATCGGTCAGCCCCAGGACGTTCCTGGGCGACCCAAGGAACCGGCCGACGCCCCTCCGCCCGCCAAGGCCGCGACCGCGGTCATCTCTGCTCCAGCCAAGGCCGCTACGCCATGA
- a CDS encoding acetyl-CoA C-acyltransferase: MTREAVIVSYARTGLAKSQRGGFNMTPTVTMAAHAIKHAVERAGIDKATVEDVGLGNVAHGSGNLGRQAALLAGLPITTSGVTVNRFCSSGLQTIAAMANYIRNDGAEIAVGAGVESLSFPGGGGSRENNDPNLTKQYPAIHMPMIDTADIVAERYKVSRESQDEYSLESQRRMAAAQQAGLFKDEIVPLATKMKVVNKETKEESIVDYVVDRDECNRPDTTLEGLAKLQPVRGEGKFITAGNASQLSDGAAAVVLMEAKAAAKAGIEPLGAFRGWAVAGCAPDEMGIGPVFAVPRLLERHGLKIDDIDLWELNEAFASQCVYSRDQLHIDPAKYNVNGGSIAIGHPYGMTGARLTGHILQEGKRRGAKWGVVTMCIGGGMGAAGLIEIF, from the coding sequence ATGACGCGGGAAGCCGTAATCGTCTCCTACGCTCGTACGGGCCTGGCGAAGTCCCAGCGCGGCGGGTTCAACATGACCCCGACGGTCACCATGGCCGCTCACGCCATCAAGCACGCGGTTGAGCGCGCGGGGATCGACAAGGCCACCGTCGAAGACGTCGGTCTCGGCAACGTCGCCCACGGTTCGGGCAACCTGGGCCGCCAGGCCGCCCTGCTCGCCGGCCTGCCGATCACCACCTCCGGCGTGACCGTCAACCGCTTCTGCTCCTCGGGCCTGCAAACCATCGCGGCCATGGCCAACTACATCCGCAATGACGGCGCCGAGATCGCGGTCGGCGCGGGCGTCGAGTCGCTCTCGTTCCCGGGCGGCGGCGGCAGCCGTGAAAACAACGACCCGAACCTGACCAAGCAATACCCGGCGATCCACATGCCGATGATCGACACCGCCGACATCGTCGCCGAACGCTACAAGGTCAGCCGTGAATCCCAGGACGAGTACAGCCTGGAATCCCAGCGCCGCATGGCCGCCGCTCAGCAAGCCGGCCTGTTCAAGGACGAAATCGTCCCGCTCGCGACCAAGATGAAGGTCGTGAACAAGGAAACCAAGGAAGAGAGCATCGTCGACTACGTGGTCGATCGCGACGAATGCAACCGTCCGGACACCACCCTTGAAGGCCTCGCCAAGCTCCAGCCGGTCCGCGGCGAAGGCAAGTTCATCACCGCCGGCAACGCCAGCCAGCTCTCCGACGGCGCCGCCGCCGTGGTGCTGATGGAAGCCAAGGCCGCCGCCAAGGCCGGCATCGAGCCGCTCGGCGCCTTCCGCGGCTGGGCCGTCGCCGGTTGCGCCCCTGACGAAATGGGCATCGGCCCGGTCTTCGCCGTTCCGCGCCTGCTGGAACGTCACGGCCTGAAGATCGACGACATCGACCTGTGGGAACTGAACGAAGCCTTCGCTTCGCAGTGCGTCTACTCGCGCGACCAGCTCCACATCGACCCGGCCAAGTACAACGTCAACGGCGGCTCCATCGCCATCGGCCACCCCTACGGCATGACCGGCGCCCGCCTGACCGGCCACATCCTGCAGGAAGGCAAGCGCCGCGGCGCCAAGTGGGGCGTTGTGACCATGTGCATCGGCGGTGGCATGGGCGCCGCCGGCCTGATCGAAATCTTCTAA
- a CDS encoding M10 family metallopeptidase C-terminal domain-containing protein, whose product MTKEVTPREAITLESGLPADPEIRYDASADPLAGGELRDLPIWTPEQIAEHLNRTGFEWSEKALSDGNLTYGFYDGPTTTGIYNNPHEAAETYGYAPMSEAQQEATREALAYWDDLIPIGFEERATGHGNWDISYATTTTGPAQAWAYLPHDKFYGAKYQHIEGDVWINPGPVSDIQLEDGFYGMQTLVHETGHALGLSHPGDYNASDDIELSYALADYYQDSRQYTVMSYWDSYETGARHIDWGLMRYVYSTTPLVHDVAAIQGLYGVDTTTRTGDTTYGFNWTDDLADRTAFQLGPNQLAPVFTIWDAGGVDTLDLSGYSTPSYIDLNPGSFSSAGGVEQFLSLEEINANNAAAGLPARSEQLYEVYNNGVEGINGGLSWREIVGATDPLMHDNISIAYGAVIENAIGGSGDDTIVGNDADNQLTGGEGADHLVFAADAGNDTVTDFAAGDIIDLSGIAGLASFADVQPLLSEDENSDAVLTLGSGKVVLTGVAVADLTAEDFLFA is encoded by the coding sequence ATGACAAAAGAAGTGACGCCTAGGGAGGCGATAACGCTGGAAAGCGGGCTGCCCGCCGATCCGGAAATCCGCTACGACGCTTCGGCCGACCCGCTGGCCGGCGGAGAACTGCGAGACCTGCCGATCTGGACTCCGGAGCAGATCGCCGAGCACTTGAACCGCACCGGGTTCGAGTGGAGCGAAAAGGCCCTCAGCGACGGAAACCTGACCTACGGCTTCTATGACGGGCCGACCACCACGGGCATCTACAACAATCCTCACGAGGCGGCCGAGACCTACGGCTACGCGCCGATGAGCGAGGCCCAGCAGGAGGCCACCCGTGAGGCCCTGGCCTATTGGGACGACCTGATCCCCATCGGCTTCGAGGAGCGCGCCACCGGCCACGGAAATTGGGACATTTCCTACGCCACCACCACGACCGGCCCGGCCCAGGCCTGGGCCTACCTGCCGCACGACAAGTTCTATGGCGCGAAGTACCAGCACATCGAGGGCGACGTCTGGATCAATCCCGGCCCGGTCAGCGACATCCAGCTAGAAGACGGCTTCTATGGGATGCAGACCCTGGTCCACGAGACCGGTCACGCCCTGGGCCTCTCCCACCCCGGCGACTATAACGCCAGCGACGACATCGAGCTGAGCTACGCCCTGGCCGACTACTATCAGGACTCCCGCCAGTACACGGTCATGTCCTACTGGGACTCCTATGAAACGGGCGCCAGGCACATCGACTGGGGGCTGATGCGCTACGTCTATTCGACGACGCCTCTGGTGCACGACGTCGCCGCGATCCAGGGACTCTACGGCGTCGACACCACCACCCGCACCGGCGACACCACCTATGGCTTCAACTGGACCGACGACCTGGCCGACCGCACGGCCTTCCAGCTTGGGCCCAACCAGCTCGCCCCGGTGTTCACCATCTGGGATGCGGGCGGCGTCGACACCCTGGACCTCTCCGGCTACTCGACCCCGTCCTATATCGACCTCAACCCGGGATCGTTCAGCAGCGCCGGCGGCGTCGAGCAGTTCCTGTCGCTCGAGGAGATCAACGCCAACAACGCCGCGGCCGGCCTCCCGGCCCGCAGCGAGCAGCTCTACGAGGTCTACAACAACGGCGTCGAGGGCATTAACGGCGGCCTGAGCTGGCGTGAGATCGTCGGCGCCACCGACCCGCTGATGCACGACAACATCTCCATCGCCTATGGCGCGGTGATCGAGAACGCCATCGGCGGCTCCGGCGACGACACCATCGTCGGCAACGACGCCGACAACCAGCTCACCGGCGGCGAGGGCGCGGACCACCTGGTCTTCGCGGCCGACGCCGGGAACGACACCGTCACCGACTTCGCCGCGGGCGACATCATCGACCTCTCCGGGATCGCCGGCCTCGCCAGCTTCGCCGATGTGCAGCCGCTGCTGTCCGAGGACGAGAACAGCGATGCGGTCCTCACCCTCGGCTCCGGCAAGGTCGTCCTGACCGGAGTAGCGGTCGCCGATCTCACGGCCGAAGACTTCCTGTTCGCCTAG
- the argJ gene encoding bifunctional glutamate N-acetyltransferase/amino-acid acetyltransferase ArgJ: MSRKPAAPKKSPAGKALEAAAKPVEALERALDPLATALKRATTKKTEPQPKKAAAEAAAPKPAKNAMPVSPLAVPFPKIPPIAGVQLATGRAGFYKQDREDLMVMRFARGTSGAGVFTRHGIGSAPVDWCRKHLEMTKGADVRALVVNAGCANAFTGKPGADAVRRVASAVAKRFDCRQRDVMVASTGVIGVLLDDTKIAQRLPDVETRLTDDGWAGAAQAIMTTDTFPKGAYAEAVIDGEKVRIAGICKGSGMIAPDMATMLAFVATDAAISPTALQTLANLYTRNTFNAITVDGDRSTNDTLLLFATGQSGAPNITRAGDRRLADFREKLEAVLQDLALQLVRDGEGAGKFVKVTVTGAESSASARKIARTICESPLVKTAFAGEDANWGRIVMAVGRADEPIDRDRVSVKFGPLVAAQDGLIAPTYDEAKMSAYMKNQELEVSVDVGVGRASATMWTCDLTKQYVAINGDYRS; encoded by the coding sequence ATGAGCCGCAAACCCGCCGCCCCGAAGAAGTCCCCCGCCGGCAAGGCGCTGGAAGCCGCCGCCAAGCCGGTGGAGGCGCTGGAACGCGCCCTCGACCCGCTGGCCACCGCCCTGAAGCGCGCGACCACCAAGAAGACCGAGCCGCAGCCGAAGAAGGCGGCGGCCGAGGCGGCCGCGCCGAAGCCGGCGAAGAACGCCATGCCGGTCTCGCCGCTGGCCGTGCCGTTCCCCAAGATCCCGCCGATCGCCGGCGTGCAGCTCGCGACGGGCCGTGCCGGCTTCTACAAGCAGGACCGCGAGGACCTGATGGTCATGCGCTTCGCGCGCGGGACCTCCGGTGCCGGGGTCTTCACCCGCCACGGGATCGGTTCGGCGCCGGTGGACTGGTGCCGCAAACACCTCGAAATGACCAAGGGCGCGGACGTTCGGGCTCTGGTGGTCAACGCCGGCTGCGCCAACGCCTTCACCGGCAAGCCCGGCGCGGACGCCGTGCGCCGGGTGGCTTCGGCGGTGGCCAAGCGCTTCGACTGCCGCCAGCGCGATGTGATGGTGGCCTCGACCGGCGTGATCGGCGTGCTGCTGGACGACACGAAGATCGCCCAGCGCCTGCCCGACGTGGAAACCCGGCTGACCGACGACGGCTGGGCCGGCGCGGCCCAGGCGATCATGACCACCGACACCTTTCCCAAGGGCGCCTACGCCGAGGCGGTGATCGACGGGGAGAAGGTGCGGATCGCCGGCATCTGCAAGGGCTCGGGCATGATCGCGCCGGACATGGCGACCATGCTGGCCTTCGTGGCGACCGACGCGGCGATCTCGCCGACCGCGCTGCAAACCCTGGCCAATCTCTATACCCGCAACACCTTCAACGCGATCACCGTGGACGGGGACCGCTCGACCAACGACACCCTGCTGCTGTTCGCGACCGGCCAGTCGGGCGCGCCGAACATCACCCGCGCTGGCGACCGCCGGCTGGCCGACTTCCGCGAGAAGCTGGAGGCGGTGCTGCAGGACCTGGCGCTTCAGCTCGTGCGGGACGGCGAGGGGGCCGGCAAGTTCGTGAAGGTGACGGTGACCGGCGCCGAGAGCTCGGCCTCGGCCCGCAAGATCGCCCGGACCATCTGCGAAAGCCCGCTGGTGAAGACCGCCTTCGCCGGCGAGGACGCCAACTGGGGCCGCATCGTCATGGCCGTGGGCCGCGCCGACGAGCCGATCGACCGTGACCGGGTGAGCGTGAAGTTCGGGCCGCTGGTCGCCGCCCAGGACGGCCTGATCGCGCCGACCTACGACGAGGCGAAGATGAGCGCCTACATGAAGAACCAGGAGCTGGAGGTCTCGGTGGACGTCGGCGTCGGCCGCGCCTCGGCGACCATGTGGACGTGCGACCTCACGAAACAGTACGTGGCGATCAACGGGGACTACAGGTCCTGA
- a CDS encoding DEAD/DEAH box helicase: MTTKFTDLGLDKALLKALSDEGYEKPTPIQAQAIPGVMAGKDLLGIAQTGTGKTAAFALPILHRLAADRKAAPRRGCRVLVLSPTRELATQIAESFKAYGKHMGVSVAIIFGGVKYGGQMRAMAPGVDVLVATPGRLLDHLQEKTITLQGVEMFVLDEADQMLDMGFIVPIRQIVKHLPRLRQNLFFSATMPGEIEKLAGELLRPNPTKVSVTPQATTVERIKQQVIFVEATRKRALLCELFAEKDFKRVIVFTRTKRGADRVAKSLEAAGVNAAAIHGDKSQGQRERALAAFKAGDVRALVATDIAARGIDIDAVSHVVQYELPNVPEAYVHRIGRTARAGADGSAVAFCADDERGLLKDIQKVTRQTIPAFDRRNDRGLGVMTKAMPELATEKAERHDRGDRRPEGRSELPPGLRKQRRRKPQAQGQGGGEQRQGQPKRHADHRAGGQRKHGERASTTPIDQSQFKGPKRGAGKPAEKRWSPLD; encoded by the coding sequence TTGACCACGAAATTCACCGACCTCGGCCTCGACAAGGCGCTGCTCAAGGCCCTCTCCGACGAGGGCTACGAAAAGCCGACGCCGATCCAGGCCCAGGCCATCCCCGGCGTCATGGCCGGCAAGGACCTGCTCGGCATCGCCCAGACGGGCACCGGCAAGACCGCCGCCTTCGCCCTGCCCATCCTCCACCGCCTGGCCGCCGACCGTAAGGCCGCGCCGCGCCGCGGCTGCCGGGTGCTGGTGCTCTCGCCGACCCGCGAGCTCGCCACCCAGATCGCCGAGAGCTTCAAGGCTTACGGCAAGCACATGGGCGTCTCGGTCGCCATCATCTTCGGCGGCGTGAAGTACGGCGGCCAGATGCGCGCCATGGCCCCCGGCGTCGATGTGCTGGTGGCCACGCCCGGCCGCCTGCTCGACCACCTGCAGGAAAAGACCATCACCCTTCAGGGCGTCGAGATGTTCGTCCTCGACGAGGCCGACCAGATGCTCGACATGGGCTTCATCGTGCCGATCCGGCAGATCGTGAAGCACCTGCCACGCCTGCGCCAGAACCTGTTCTTCTCGGCCACCATGCCCGGCGAGATCGAGAAGCTGGCCGGCGAGCTGCTGCGCCCCAACCCGACCAAGGTCTCGGTCACCCCGCAGGCGACCACCGTCGAGCGCATCAAGCAGCAGGTGATCTTCGTCGAGGCCACCCGCAAGCGCGCCCTGCTCTGCGAGCTCTTCGCCGAGAAGGACTTCAAGCGCGTCATCGTCTTCACCCGCACCAAGCGCGGCGCCGACCGGGTCGCCAAGTCGCTGGAAGCGGCCGGGGTCAACGCCGCGGCCATCCACGGCGACAAGAGCCAGGGCCAGCGCGAGCGCGCCCTGGCGGCCTTCAAGGCCGGCGACGTCCGCGCCCTGGTGGCCACCGACATCGCCGCGCGCGGCATCGACATCGACGCGGTCAGCCACGTCGTCCAGTACGAACTGCCGAACGTGCCGGAGGCCTATGTCCACCGCATCGGCCGCACGGCCCGCGCCGGCGCCGACGGCTCGGCCGTGGCCTTCTGCGCCGACGACGAGCGTGGCCTGCTGAAGGACATCCAGAAGGTCACCCGCCAGACCATCCCCGCCTTCGACCGCCGCAACGACCGCGGCCTGGGCGTGATGACCAAGGCCATGCCCGAGCTCGCGACCGAAAAGGCCGAACGCCACGACCGCGGCGACCGCCGTCCCGAAGGCCGCAGCGAGCTGCCGCCGGGCCTGCGCAAGCAGCGCCGCCGCAAGCCCCAGGCCCAAGGTCAGGGCGGCGGAGAGCAGCGCCAGGGCCAGCCCAAGCGCCACGCCGACCATCGCGCCGGCGGCCAGCGCAAGCACGGCGAACGCGCCTCGACCACGCCGATCGACCAGTCGCAGTTCAAGGGTCCCAAGCGCGGCGCCGGCAAGCCCGCCGAAAAGCGCTGGAGCCCGCTGGACTAA